The genomic stretch CGGCATGAAGGAAAGCAAGACCATCACCTTCTACTTTTTGCATAATAAATCCTTCTCCACCAAAGAAACCTGTTCCAAGTTTTCGTTGAAAATCAATTCCAACTGCTACACCTTTTGCTGCACAAAGAAAAGCATCTTTTTGACATATGATTTTACCGTTTAGTTCGCTTAAGTCCATTGGGATAATCTTTCCTGGATAAGGGGCAGCAAAAGAGACGCGACGTTTGTTATGAGCGCTATTCGTAAATGCTGTCATAAAAAGACTTTCGCCTGTTAGTACACGCTTACCAGCTCCCATAATCTTTCCAAATAGTCCACTTCCGCCAGAACTTTCTGCTCCATCTCCAAAAATGGTTTCCATTTCAATGTTTTCTTCCATCATCATCATACTTCCAGCTTCTGCTATAACACTTTCACGTGGATCAAGTTCAATCTCTACGAACTGCATATCATCTCCATAAAGTTTATAATCAATTTCATGTGAATTCATTTGTTCTCCTCTTTTCAAATAGTTTTCTCCTTGTAATACGTTATACAAAGTTAAAAAGTTTCAACATATAATAGAATAAACACAATGTTCTTTTCTAATGTATAGGATTATAAAGCATATAATTAGAAGACGATCTTAAGTAATGACAAATAACAGTATCGTAACATAAGAAAAAACACAGTCAAAAGACTGTGTTTTTTAGAAGAAGTAGCCGATAAAAAGACCAATGGATAATAAAAATCCAAAGAACGTATTTGTTTGTGCTGTAGCTTTCATAGCCGGTACCATTTGAATTGGCATTGTTTTTCCAATAAATCCTTTCACAGCTTGGATTGGTTTTGGAAGGCTAAGGAATACTAATAATAGCCAAGGGCTTGCTACTCCTGCAATAATAAGTCCAATAATCCATACATAAGATACGATGAACATAGAGGCTAACACTACAATAGACTGCTTCTTTCCGACGAGAATAGCTAACGTCTTACGGCCGAACTCTTTGTCTCCGTCAAAATCACGGATATTGTTTGCAAGTAGAATAGCCCCTACAAGAATTGCAATAGGAATAGATACGACAACACTTTCTGCTGTAATCTTTCCTGTTTGAATGAAGAAAGAAATCAATATGATGGAACTTCCCATCATAAGTCCTGATACAAGTTCTCCAAACGGTGTGTAAGCAATAGGGTATGGACCTCCAGTATAAAGATATCCAACAGCCATACAAAAAAGGCCGATAAGCGCAAGCCACCAGCTGCTACTCATGCAAATATATACCCCAATAATCATTGATAATAAGTATAAAATAAGAGCACTGTTCATAATTGTCCGAGGAGAAATTCCTTCACGAACAATTCCGCCACCAATTCCTACCGAGTTTTCGTTGTCAAGTCCACGCTTAAAGTCGTAATATTCGTTGAAAAGGTTCGTAGCAATTTGAATAAAAAGACAAGCAATTAACATTGCTAGAAAGATGGGAATATTAACTGAAGTAGATTGCATAGACAGAGCTGTTCCAATTAAGACAGGAACAAAAGCTGCTGTTAAGGTATGTGGACGTGTTAATTTCCACCATACTTTCCATCCTTTTTTTGGCGATTGAGCAGCACGCGGTTGGGATGATTGCATGCTTGTTCTCATCCTTTCTCTAGAAAGATATTTATAAAAACATTTTAAATAGACGTTTTTAGACAAAAACACCTAACATTAGTGTAGAGAAAATCACGAGAAAGTTCAACTTTTTTCATTTACTAAATCTTTGTGCAAATAAAGTTTAAAAAGGAATATAGAGATTACATTTAGATTATGAAGCCCTTCACTAGCATTTTTAAAGAGAAAGATTTATAATTATTTAGTTGCGTATTTCTACAATATTAGACAAGCATTTATTTTAAGATAAGATTTTTTTCTTTGTTACAACTTTCTATCTTTAAGAGAAGATTTTACCATATAGGTTTCCCTGAAATAAATTGGGAAATAAAAATAAGATTATGTCAGATTTTACTGGAGGGAGCTAGTGTGATTACAAGTATTGAGGAAGCGAAACGAAAAATTGAAGACGCTAGTTTACGTGCTAATAAATTAGAGAAGCCTCAGTTTGTTAGTATTGTAAAGCAAATTGCTCAGTTTGATCCTCTCTCTGTTTACTATAATGGGCGCCATTTATATGAAGGGAAGCGTTTCTTTTGGAAAGATGCGTATGAGCCTTTTTATCTAGTTGGATTTGATTATGCCCATATTATTGAAAAGAATAAGGGTAGAGATCGTTTTAAGTATGTTGAAGAAGAATGGAAGCGTTTTATTAAAGGTGCAGAGGACAACAAAACACCGTTTGGGACAGGTAACTTGCTTTTTGGAGGATTCTCTTTTCATCCTTATCAAAAGGAAGATAATTTATGGACGAGTTTTCCTGTTAGTCGTTTTTTTGTTCCTAAAGTTCTTTTTACCTCCTATAATAAAGAAGCTTTTTTAACCTTTAATCGATATATTAAGCAAGGCGAATCAGTAGAGGACATTATAAAAGAAATGGAGCATATTGAAGAAACTTTTCTTGCTTCTGATACTCTTCCATCTCAAGTTCATAACAGAGATGCTGTTCAACATGAAGTCGCTCCTGAAGAATGGAAAAGAGCTGTGAAGCATGCAACAGAACAGATTAGAAGTGGTGAAATAGAAAAAGTTGTATTAGCACGTGAATTACAAGTAACATTTCATGAAAAAATATGGAGTGAATATGCCTTATCAAGCTTGCTAGAAGAACAGAATTTAAGCTATATTTTCGCTGTTGAACAAGATAGCCAATGTTTTATCGGTGCTTCTCCAGAGCGGCTTGTAAAAAGTGTTGATGGTGAGGTCTTTTCAACGTGCTTAGCAGGCTCTATCCCAAGGGGACATTCTGCAGAGGAAGATGAAAAATTAGGGGAAGAGCTATTGAACGATGAAAAGAACTTGTTTGAACATAACCTTGTTGTAAATATGATTGAAAAGGCCATGAAAGAGACGTGCTTAAATGTATATGCCCCTGAGCATCCAACTCTTTATAAAGTAAAGCATATCCAACACCTATATACTCCTATTAGAGGAAAAGCAAAAGAAGGAACAACTCTTATTGAACTTGTGGAGAAACTGCACCCAACTCCTGCTCTTGGTGGATATCCTAAAGAAGAGTCTATTGAGGTGTTAGAAAAGCTAGAGGTGTTTGAAAGAGGATGGTATGCAGCTCCAATTGGATGGCTTGATGGGGATGGTAACGGTGAATTTATTGTTGGAATACGATCAGCATTGCTGCGTGGCCATGAAGCATCACTTTTTGCAGGTTGTGGAATTGTGGCAGATTCAGATCCTCAAAGTGAGTATGAAGAAACAAAAACAAAATTTAAGCCAATGCTTTCAGCGTTAGGAGGAATGAACAATGACAAGTGATGCTCTTACTTCATATGTAGCAACATTTGTAGATGGACTAGTAAGCAGTGGCATTGTGGACGTTGTTATCAGTCCTGGATCTCGTTCAACTCCGCTTGCACTTACAATGGCAGAGTGTGACGAACTAAATGTGTATACTAATATTGATGAACGATCTGCGGCTTTTTTCGCTTTAGGAATAGCGAAAGCAAAACAGCATCCTGTCGTTTTGCTTTGTACGTCAGGTACAGCAGCAGCTAACTATTTCCCTGCTATTGTAGAAGCCCATTATTCTCGTGTCCCGCTTGTTGTTGTAACAGCAGATCGACCGCACGAGTTAAGAGAAGTAGGGGCTCCGCAAGCAATTGATCAAGTAGACTTGTACGGCAAGTATGCCAAATGGTTTGTGGATGTTTCTATACCTGAAAGCTCAGTAGAAGCTCTTCGGTATATTAAACAAGTGGCTAAAAGAGCTGTTCATGTTGCTGAACGCGGTGGCCAAGGCGTTACACATGTGAACTTCCCGCTTCGAGAGCCACTTCTCCCTAACTTAGCAGAAGTGCATAATTTCTTTGAAGAAAGAAGAGAAGAGCGAAAAAAAGTAAGCGAGAGAATTGGTTCGCAAGCTGATGTTGCTTACGTAGAACAATTGTTGGAAAGAGCAGAAAAACCTCTTTTCATTTGTGGCCAACAAATTTCTGAAGAAGGAAGCAGGGAGATTGTTGCTTTAGCAGATATGCTTAATATTCCTATTCTTGCTGATCCTTTATCAAATATTCGAACAAATAATCTAGTGCAAGATGTTGTAATGGATAGTTATGATACTTTCTTAAAAAATGAAAGGGTAGCTGAAGAATTAGCACCAGATCTTATTGTTCGTTTCGGTGGAATGCCTGTTTCAAAAACAACGCTCAAGTTTATGACAAACTACGCTCCAGAAAATTTCATAATGGTAGATCATACATTAGATTGGCGTGATCCGACAGGAACGATAACAGATGTTATTGTATCGCATGAAGAATTTTTATGTAGAAGCTTAAGGGAACAATGTGAAAACATCACTTTCTCAAAAAATTGGCTTTCAAAATGGATGAATGTGCAAAATATCACAAGCGATCTTCTTCAGCAGGCAATGG from Priestia filamentosa encodes the following:
- a CDS encoding TIGR00266 family protein, with translation MNSHEIDYKLYGDDMQFVEIELDPRESVIAEAGSMMMMEENIEMETIFGDGAESSGGSGLFGKIMGAGKRVLTGESLFMTAFTNSAHNKRRVSFAAPYPGKIIPMDLSELNGKIICQKDAFLCAAKGVAVGIDFQRKLGTGFFGGEGFIMQKVEGDGLAFLHAGGTIHEKTLERGERLRVDTGCLVAMTKDVDYNIEYVGKVKTALFGGEGLFFATLTGPGKVWIQSLPFSRLADRMFANSPVGTQSRGEGSVLGSLGDFLGGDRR
- a CDS encoding isochorismate synthase translates to MITSIEEAKRKIEDASLRANKLEKPQFVSIVKQIAQFDPLSVYYNGRHLYEGKRFFWKDAYEPFYLVGFDYAHIIEKNKGRDRFKYVEEEWKRFIKGAEDNKTPFGTGNLLFGGFSFHPYQKEDNLWTSFPVSRFFVPKVLFTSYNKEAFLTFNRYIKQGESVEDIIKEMEHIEETFLASDTLPSQVHNRDAVQHEVAPEEWKRAVKHATEQIRSGEIEKVVLARELQVTFHEKIWSEYALSSLLEEQNLSYIFAVEQDSQCFIGASPERLVKSVDGEVFSTCLAGSIPRGHSAEEDEKLGEELLNDEKNLFEHNLVVNMIEKAMKETCLNVYAPEHPTLYKVKHIQHLYTPIRGKAKEGTTLIELVEKLHPTPALGGYPKEESIEVLEKLEVFERGWYAAPIGWLDGDGNGEFIVGIRSALLRGHEASLFAGCGIVADSDPQSEYEETKTKFKPMLSALGGMNNDK
- a CDS encoding 1,4-dihydroxy-2-naphthoate polyprenyltransferase, translated to MQSSQPRAAQSPKKGWKVWWKLTRPHTLTAAFVPVLIGTALSMQSTSVNIPIFLAMLIACLFIQIATNLFNEYYDFKRGLDNENSVGIGGGIVREGISPRTIMNSALILYLLSMIIGVYICMSSSWWLALIGLFCMAVGYLYTGGPYPIAYTPFGELVSGLMMGSSIILISFFIQTGKITAESVVVSIPIAILVGAILLANNIRDFDGDKEFGRKTLAILVGKKQSIVVLASMFIVSYVWIIGLIIAGVASPWLLLVFLSLPKPIQAVKGFIGKTMPIQMVPAMKATAQTNTFFGFLLSIGLFIGYFF
- the menD gene encoding 2-succinyl-5-enolpyruvyl-6-hydroxy-3-cyclohexene-1-carboxylic-acid synthase; translated protein: MTSDALTSYVATFVDGLVSSGIVDVVISPGSRSTPLALTMAECDELNVYTNIDERSAAFFALGIAKAKQHPVVLLCTSGTAAANYFPAIVEAHYSRVPLVVVTADRPHELREVGAPQAIDQVDLYGKYAKWFVDVSIPESSVEALRYIKQVAKRAVHVAERGGQGVTHVNFPLREPLLPNLAEVHNFFEERREERKKVSERIGSQADVAYVEQLLERAEKPLFICGQQISEEGSREIVALADMLNIPILADPLSNIRTNNLVQDVVMDSYDTFLKNERVAEELAPDLIVRFGGMPVSKTTLKFMTNYAPENFIMVDHTLDWRDPTGTITDVIVSHEEFLCRSLREQCENITFSKNWLSKWMNVQNITSDLLQQAMANTEELDEGKVVVELQEALPEQSLLFVGNSMPIRDVDTFLRKSSKSLDVLANRGANGIDGVVSAALGASTAYHHSVLLIGDVSFYHDLNGLLAAHLNELNLTVVLVNNDGGGIFSFLPQAKEEKHFELLFGTPLGIDFSNAVKAYHGSFHKASNWADFRYYLEESFRTKGVTVIEIETVRTKNVETHRSMWKDIEDALNEEKEK